In the genome of uncultured Methanobrevibacter sp., one region contains:
- a CDS encoding sodium-dependent transporter, whose amino-acid sequence MSEHAQWDSSLAFIFAMIGAAVGLGNIWRFSYVLYSNGGGSFFIPYFVAIAIMGVPFLILEYGVGFSFKESFSKILRKINTKFEIIAWILVLFVFIVTIYYMVILSWDLVYLLSSFTFNWGTNTAEYFVQTVGGSSNLSNASFLLIPTTIGVLVLWVLLWFISHRDVDKGIGKVSKILIPALFIIMAIIIVYALTLPGAGIGINTLLKPDWNMLLDVNIWLAAFAQIIFSLSMGQAIALTYASYLPENSKLIDNVLIVVASNSLFEICTAFGVFSILGYMSVTAGTPMVQLVTEGTGLVFIVFPMIFNIMGPVGRVLAPLLFLAILFAGITSALGFLEPMLNSTSVKLGWSRKKTATILAVIGCIFSLILTTGISSYLVGIIDTFVNEFGILLLIGVQCIIFAWFYGVEHFLPALNESSTFKVGTIWTFVIKYLLPIVLIVMWAIGIIQLFSTAKQFEIIVDVIIIVAVMVSAFILTKIRPASGDS is encoded by the coding sequence ATGTCTGAACATGCACAATGGGATTCGTCATTGGCTTTTATTTTTGCTATGATCGGGGCTGCTGTTGGGTTAGGTAACATTTGGCGTTTCAGCTATGTACTGTATTCTAATGGTGGGGGATCATTTTTCATTCCTTATTTTGTAGCAATAGCTATTATGGGGGTTCCTTTTTTAATATTAGAATATGGTGTGGGATTCAGTTTCAAGGAATCGTTTTCAAAGATTCTACGCAAAATCAATACGAAATTTGAAATTATTGCATGGATACTGGTCCTTTTCGTTTTTATAGTAACTATTTATTATATGGTAATCCTGAGCTGGGATCTGGTTTATCTTCTAAGCAGTTTCACATTCAACTGGGGAACTAATACAGCTGAATACTTCGTACAGACTGTAGGTGGGAGTTCAAACCTTTCAAACGCAAGTTTCCTGCTTATACCTACAACAATCGGGGTTCTGGTGCTGTGGGTTTTATTATGGTTCATTTCACACAGGGATGTGGATAAGGGAATCGGTAAAGTTTCAAAGATTTTAATTCCTGCCCTGTTTATCATTATGGCCATAATCATCGTTTACGCACTGACATTGCCTGGTGCAGGCATAGGTATAAATACGCTGCTTAAACCTGACTGGAACATGCTTTTGGACGTTAACATATGGCTCGCTGCTTTTGCCCAGATTATCTTCTCATTGAGTATGGGTCAAGCTATTGCTCTTACATATGCAAGCTATCTGCCTGAAAACTCAAAGCTAATCGACAATGTTTTAATCGTTGTTGCATCCAATTCACTGTTTGAAATCTGTACTGCATTCGGTGTATTTTCAATTCTTGGATACATGTCGGTTACCGCAGGTACTCCTATGGTTCAGCTTGTAACTGAAGGAACAGGTCTTGTATTTATTGTGTTCCCTATGATTTTCAACATTATGGGTCCTGTCGGTCGTGTACTTGCGCCATTGCTATTTTTAGCAATTTTATTTGCCGGAATCACTTCCGCTTTGGGATTTTTGGAGCCGATGCTCAATTCAACTTCCGTAAAACTCGGATGGTCACGTAAAAAGACAGCAACAATTTTGGCTGTCATAGGATGTATATTCTCCCTGATTCTTACAACCGGAATCAGCAGCTATCTTGTCGGAATCATCGACACATTCGTAAATGAGTTCGGAATACTTCTATTAATTGGTGTTCAGTGTATCATATTTGCATGGTTTTACGGTGTCGAGCACTTCCTTCCTGCACTTAACGAATCCTCAACATTTAAAGTAGGTACAATCTGGACATTCGTAATCAAATACCTGCTTCCAATTGTTTTAATTGTAATGTGGGCAATAGGAATTATCCAGCTGTTTTCAACAGCAAAACAGTTTGAGATAATTGTGGATGTGATAATCATAGTTGCAGTAATGGTATCTGCATTTATTCTGACAAAAATCAGACCTGCAAGTGGGGATAGTTAA
- a CDS encoding putative glycoside hydrolase, producing the protein MIYIKYKTVFIICIFLAAFLCLNAVCASDNNQTDEIATIDDNIKVQATENNSDIQATSEDAEVLQAKAAKISTTSKTSSDTVFVKNSKYDIQILDGDGNGLSGKNVTVKFNNQTTTLKTNANGHVYFKLNAVGTFKLTYSFKETGYQSLSGKKTLTVVKSSTSKISASNYVAYTGAKNRYEVTLTAGGVPIPSQKIIFTFKGKTYTKKTNSKGIAYIFINCGKGTYKISYKFNALKNVKAAKGSSKITVKKGMPTAIVNQKIYTYWEKTSTPFKIKYRDVRGDHIEGQTIIFKINKKTYKKKTDSTGLASINIKLNKGVYTLQIYSYNTAVYKKSSNTYTIVVKSKNTYKNNGFWLFGSDMKNVNLKTAAKYGVNNIFLNFYAVELYGRSAVADFATEARSLGINVHIWMQAFYNGGWISPVNKDGSYKYSLFNSIIKEAKSYASIDGIAGIHFDYLRFPGTAYKYSTGTKAINYFTQKICTELHNMNPDLILSAAVMPEPSSMKYYYGQDIPTISKYLDVLVPMVYKGNYHQGSSWIKSITSTFVSQSNGADVWTGLQGYVSDSNVQRLSASNLKKDAVYANEGGAMGVIVFRYSLFNYFDFDSI; encoded by the coding sequence GTGATTTATATTAAATATAAAACGGTATTTATCATTTGCATTTTTCTAGCTGCATTTTTATGCTTAAATGCGGTTTGTGCAAGTGATAATAACCAAACAGATGAGATAGCAACGATAGACGATAATATTAAGGTTCAAGCAACCGAAAATAATTCAGACATTCAAGCGACCAGCGAAGATGCAGAGGTATTGCAGGCAAAAGCAGCAAAGATATCTACAACTTCAAAGACCTCGTCTGATACTGTTTTTGTAAAGAATTCAAAATATGATATTCAAATTTTAGACGGTGACGGAAACGGATTATCTGGTAAAAACGTTACTGTTAAGTTCAACAATCAAACTACAACATTGAAAACCAATGCCAACGGGCATGTCTATTTTAAACTGAATGCTGTAGGAACATTTAAATTAACATACTCTTTTAAAGAAACCGGATACCAGTCTTTGTCCGGCAAAAAAACATTGACTGTTGTTAAAAGTTCCACTTCTAAAATCTCAGCTTCCAATTATGTTGCATATACAGGTGCTAAAAACAGATATGAAGTCACTTTAACTGCAGGCGGGGTTCCTATACCTTCTCAAAAGATAATTTTTACATTTAAAGGCAAAACCTACACCAAAAAGACAAATTCCAAAGGTATTGCTTATATATTCATTAACTGCGGAAAAGGAACCTATAAGATTTCCTACAAGTTCAACGCTTTAAAAAATGTAAAGGCAGCTAAGGGCTCTTCAAAGATAACTGTCAAAAAGGGTATGCCTACAGCTATTGTAAACCAGAAGATATACACATACTGGGAGAAAACTTCCACACCCTTCAAGATAAAGTATAGGGACGTTCGCGGAGACCATATTGAAGGTCAGACCATTATATTTAAAATAAACAAGAAAACATACAAGAAAAAGACAGATTCAACAGGACTGGCATCAATCAATATTAAACTGAACAAGGGAGTATATACCCTTCAGATTTATTCATACAATACTGCAGTCTATAAGAAATCTTCAAATACATACACAATTGTGGTCAAATCCAAAAACACTTATAAAAACAACGGGTTCTGGCTCTTTGGAAGCGACATGAAAAATGTCAATTTGAAGACTGCTGCAAAGTATGGCGTCAACAATATCTTCCTGAATTTCTATGCGGTTGAGCTTTATGGAAGGAGTGCCGTTGCCGATTTTGCAACCGAGGCCAGAAGCTTGGGAATCAATGTCCATATATGGATGCAGGCATTCTATAACGGAGGTTGGATTTCTCCGGTAAATAAAGATGGATCATACAAATACAGCTTATTCAACTCCATAATCAAGGAGGCAAAAAGCTATGCAAGCATAGATGGAATTGCGGGAATTCACTTTGATTATCTGAGATTCCCTGGAACTGCTTACAAGTACTCTACCGGTACAAAGGCAATCAACTACTTTACTCAGAAAATCTGCACAGAACTTCACAATATGAACCCTGACTTGATACTTTCCGCTGCGGTAATGCCTGAACCGTCCAGCATGAAATATTATTACGGTCAGGACATTCCTACAATAAGCAAATACTTGGATGTTCTTGTTCCGATGGTTTATAAAGGAAACTACCATCAGGGATCATCATGGATTAAGTCAATAACATCAACGTTCGTATCCCAGTCCAACGGAGCGGACGTGTGGACAGGTCTTCAGGGTTATGTTTCCGACAGCAATGTCCAAAGATTATCCGCTTCAAACCTCAAAAAAGATGCTGTATATGCAAATGAGGGCGGTGCAATGGGCGTAATTGTATTCAGATATTCACTGTTCAATTATTTCGATTTTGATAGTATATAA
- the ftsY gene encoding signal recognition particle-docking protein FtsY, whose protein sequence is MFESLKKKFSRTSEKLEEELIEEAEKEDNLKEEKGTRFSFFSFGKKKEEEKEEEKEDESNLLPEAEEEVEEVTEEKKSGFFSFGRNKDDDSSEKDEEDVAEEEPAAEEVSEPAVEEAAEEVEEVKEEKKSSFWSFGRNKDEDSSKEEEEDEAEEDIVEETPAEEVEEVKEEKKSSFWSFGRNKDEDSSKEEEEDEESEEVEEDKEEKKSHFWSRNKDKDDISADGEASGGLFSFVREKTIQEKHVDDILFELEMELLQGDVAMEVATEVVEGVKNNLVGKKIKRSNDITELTFNALRDTVAEIIDVPGKSMTEMIEEKKAQGEPLVVMFVGINGTGKTTTIGKLANYYLKKGYTPVIAASDTFRAGAIEQVTYHADNVGVKIIKHQKGSDPAAVAFDAVEHAKAQGKELVLIDTAGRMQTNTNLMDEMKKIKRVSKPDLVIFVGDALTGNDATEQAKKFNDAIDIDGVILTKADADSKGGASLSIGYVINKPIMFLGVGQGYDDIKEYDAEWMLNQLFSDDEGAVEMAE, encoded by the coding sequence TTGTTTGAATCATTAAAAAAGAAATTTTCACGTACAAGTGAAAAATTGGAAGAGGAACTTATCGAAGAGGCAGAAAAAGAGGATAACCTTAAAGAGGAAAAAGGTACCCGATTCTCATTTTTCTCATTCGGTAAGAAAAAAGAAGAAGAAAAAGAAGAAGAAAAAGAAGATGAATCCAATTTACTTCCTGAAGCTGAAGAAGAAGTTGAAGAAGTTACAGAAGAGAAAAAATCAGGATTTTTCAGCTTTGGAAGAAATAAAGATGACGACTCTTCAGAAAAAGATGAAGAAGATGTCGCTGAAGAAGAACCTGCAGCTGAAGAAGTGTCTGAGCCTGCAGTAGAAGAGGCAGCTGAAGAAGTCGAAGAAGTTAAGGAAGAGAAAAAATCCAGTTTCTGGAGCTTTGGAAGAAATAAAGATGAAGATTCCTCCAAAGAAGAGGAAGAGGATGAAGCTGAGGAAGACATTGTTGAAGAAACTCCAGCTGAAGAGGTTGAAGAAGTTAAGGAAGAGAAAAAATCCAGTTTCTGGAGCTTTGGAAGAAATAAAGATGAAGATTCCTCCAAAGAAGAGGAAGAGGATGAAGAGAGTGAAGAAGTCGAAGAAGATAAGGAAGAGAAAAAATCTCACTTCTGGAGTAGAAACAAGGATAAGGATGATATTTCTGCAGATGGTGAAGCAAGCGGAGGATTATTCTCCTTTGTTCGTGAGAAAACCATTCAGGAAAAGCACGTTGACGACATACTCTTTGAACTTGAAATGGAACTTCTCCAGGGTGACGTTGCAATGGAAGTTGCAACCGAAGTTGTTGAAGGTGTTAAAAACAACCTCGTCGGTAAAAAAATCAAAAGAAGCAACGACATTACCGAACTGACATTCAATGCGCTCAGAGATACTGTTGCAGAAATTATTGACGTTCCGGGCAAATCCATGACCGAAATGATTGAAGAGAAAAAAGCTCAGGGCGAACCTCTTGTTGTAATGTTTGTCGGAATCAACGGTACCGGAAAAACCACAACAATCGGAAAATTAGCTAACTATTATCTTAAAAAAGGATACACTCCTGTAATTGCAGCTTCAGATACATTCAGAGCTGGAGCTATTGAACAGGTCACATATCACGCAGATAACGTCGGTGTTAAAATCATCAAGCACCAGAAAGGATCAGATCCTGCAGCTGTTGCGTTTGATGCAGTCGAGCATGCAAAAGCACAGGGCAAAGAACTTGTCCTAATCGATACAGCCGGAAGAATGCAGACCAATACAAACCTTATGGATGAAATGAAAAAAATCAAAAGGGTTTCCAAACCTGATCTGGTAATATTTGTAGGTGATGCACTTACCGGTAACGATGCAACCGAACAGGCTAAAAAGTTCAACGATGCAATCGACATTGACGGAGTAATACTCACCAAAGCCGATGCAGACAGTAAAGGAGGAGCATCCCTTTCAATCGGTTATGTTATCAACAAACCAATCATGTTTTTAGGTGTCGGTCAGGGATATGATGACATCAAGGAATATGACGCCGAATGGATGCTGAACCAGCTTTTCAGTGATGATGAAGGTGCTGTGGAGATGGCAGAATAG
- a CDS encoding toll/interleukin-1 receptor domain-containing protein, with product MSHEVFICYDERDRDIADAIYNIFDKNGISSWMKAREMSGDDSVDKITTAIEQSDSFLFILTKNSKNTNYVITETDIAFSREVPILIFNIDDTRLRGNLEFILQNPTELNAFPDCKTQLEAMLRKISNRRVLSPQIDSEYLGVIEKRNPRRVQNIIRKYARIAVPVLLVLLFIYFVIVLPAGQKTTDDGVFAMNITHVDVSPSGGDFKYVVHGESYNLPSDKEKYFMNIKFFDERDTLVYEINSTADEFKSGIICTGYLKSDNVTHIGFRLADLDDNELCRQDYVMNG from the coding sequence ATGAGTCATGAAGTTTTCATATGCTATGATGAGCGGGACAGGGATATTGCCGATGCAATCTATAATATATTTGACAAAAACGGCATATCTTCCTGGATGAAGGCTCGCGAAATGTCTGGCGATGATTCTGTTGACAAGATTACTACTGCAATTGAGCAGTCTGACTCATTTCTCTTTATTCTTACAAAAAATTCTAAGAACACCAATTATGTCATTACCGAAACCGACATTGCATTTTCCAGGGAAGTTCCGATTTTAATATTCAATATTGATGATACAAGATTGAGGGGGAATCTGGAGTTTATTCTGCAGAATCCAACAGAACTCAATGCATTTCCCGACTGCAAAACCCAGCTTGAGGCTATGCTTCGAAAGATTTCAAATAGGAGGGTTTTATCACCTCAAATTGACTCTGAATATCTCGGTGTTATTGAAAAAAGAAATCCTCGCCGTGTGCAGAATATCATTAGAAAGTATGCTCGCATTGCTGTTCCGGTGCTTTTGGTGCTGCTTTTTATCTATTTTGTAATTGTTCTTCCCGCCGGTCAGAAAACGACTGATGACGGTGTATTTGCAATGAACATAACTCACGTTGATGTTTCGCCTTCCGGAGGCGATTTCAAGTATGTAGTTCACGGTGAATCCTATAATTTGCCTTCCGATAAGGAAAAGTATTTCATGAACATTAAATTTTTCGATGAAAGGGATACGCTGGTATATGAAATAAATTCAACGGCAGATGAGTTTAAATCAGGCATAATATGTACAGGTTATCTTAAAAGTGATAATGTAACTCATATAGGCTTCAGACTGGCTGATTTAGATGATAACGAGCTCTGTCGTCAGGATTATGTCATGAACGGTTAA
- a CDS encoding putative glycoside hydrolase: protein MRKYLIFLILALMMASLSAVSAAENATDIADDAILQEDNITEPPVVENVQDTSIDAQPATGYEQFSSDFTVTLTSNGTPLVSKPVSIAVDGVNYNKTTDSKGQASISAKLSKGTYDVSFSFAGDADYAASNGTAKWTIKSPIKTSLKVADKYINYRHAAKTAFIVRLVTSSGAGVKNQTVTIKAGGKTYSAKTDSSGYATVFISLKKGTRKITYSFKSNSPYLSSSGSHTVKVKSSIGKGYGYWLWGDSMKRINLKTLKNKGTKHLFLHSYSIDLFGKSTVKSWIAKAKKYGMKVHIWMQVFYNGKWISPINSDGSFKYSYMKKQISLAKSHAKIKGVAGIHLDYVRFGGTAYRYDDSVKAINYFVKKACNDVRKVSPNCIMSASIMPEPGMTEDYYGQSIPSMTKYLDVIIPMEYKGNYKKKTTWIKYVTSSFVLDSYGAQVWAGLQAYKSDSNPKKLSASELCKDARAAIEGGAKGVVLFRIGVTNLLNFNKV, encoded by the coding sequence ATGAGAAAATATTTGATATTTCTAATATTGGCATTAATGATGGCATCCCTTTCAGCCGTATCTGCAGCTGAAAACGCAACAGATATTGCTGATGATGCCATACTGCAGGAGGATAACATCACAGAACCTCCGGTGGTTGAAAATGTCCAGGACACAAGCATAGATGCACAGCCTGCAACAGGCTATGAGCAATTTTCATCAGACTTTACAGTGACACTTACTTCAAACGGAACACCTCTGGTCTCAAAACCTGTTTCAATTGCGGTTGATGGTGTAAACTATAATAAAACAACCGATTCTAAAGGTCAGGCAAGCATCTCAGCTAAGCTAAGTAAAGGAACATATGATGTCAGCTTTTCATTTGCAGGTGATGCAGACTACGCCGCTTCAAACGGCACTGCTAAATGGACAATCAAAAGTCCGATTAAAACATCTCTCAAAGTCGCTGACAAATACATAAACTACAGGCACGCTGCAAAGACAGCATTTATAGTTCGTCTTGTAACAAGTTCCGGAGCGGGCGTTAAAAATCAGACAGTTACCATCAAAGCAGGAGGCAAAACATATTCTGCAAAAACCGACTCTTCAGGTTATGCTACAGTATTTATAAGCCTGAAAAAAGGTACACGTAAAATTACCTACTCATTCAAGTCCAACAGTCCTTATCTCTCATCAAGCGGTTCTCATACCGTTAAAGTCAAATCTTCAATCGGCAAAGGTTATGGATACTGGCTGTGGGGAGATTCAATGAAACGCATCAACCTTAAGACACTTAAAAATAAAGGAACAAAACATCTTTTCCTGCATTCCTATTCAATTGACCTTTTCGGCAAATCCACTGTAAAATCATGGATTGCAAAGGCTAAAAAATACGGAATGAAGGTCCATATCTGGATGCAGGTATTCTATAACGGAAAATGGATCAGTCCTATAAACAGTGACGGCTCATTCAAGTATTCCTATATGAAAAAACAGATTTCACTTGCAAAAAGCCATGCCAAGATAAAAGGTGTTGCCGGAATCCATCTTGACTATGTGAGATTCGGAGGAACAGCCTATCGCTATGACGATTCGGTCAAGGCAATAAACTATTTCGTCAAAAAGGCATGTAATGATGTTAGAAAAGTATCTCCAAACTGCATAATGTCAGCGTCTATAATGCCTGAACCCGGAATGACAGAGGACTATTACGGTCAGAGCATTCCTTCAATGACCAAATATCTGGATGTAATCATTCCGATGGAATATAAGGGAAATTACAAAAAGAAAACAACATGGATTAAGTATGTAACCAGTTCATTTGTTCTTGATTCATACGGCGCTCAGGTATGGGCAGGTCTTCAGGCCTACAAATCAGATAGCAATCCTAAAAAACTCTCTGCTTCAGAGCTGTGCAAGGATGCGAGAGCTGCTATTGAAGGCGGTGCAAAAGGAGTTGTTCTTTTCAGAATTGGCGTAACCAACCTGTTAAATTTCAATAAGGTTTAA
- a CDS encoding DUF4258 domain-containing protein — protein sequence MNVFDKFIMGDTADINWCFENRHFIERLDENGISREYVVDCLLNEEPISWEHVEREKYAAVFRAPPSKDYKEIRVLMACSGNSIDLVTVMRNNETTTNRQKKQYQSDKKKNIEKKRLKALSKRKW from the coding sequence ATGAATGTCTTTGATAAGTTTATAATGGGAGATACAGCAGACATAAACTGGTGTTTTGAAAACAGGCATTTCATTGAAAGGCTTGATGAAAACGGGATTTCAAGAGAATATGTCGTTGACTGCCTTTTAAATGAAGAGCCTATAAGCTGGGAGCATGTCGAAAGGGAAAAATATGCGGCAGTATTCAGGGCACCTCCATCAAAGGACTACAAGGAAATAAGGGTCCTTATGGCCTGCAGCGGAAACTCCATCGATCTCGTTACAGTAATGAGAAACAATGAAACAACAACCAATCGCCAGAAAAAACAGTATCAGTCAGATAAAAAGAAAAATATAGAGAAAAAAAGATTGAAAGCTTTATCAAAAAGAAAATGGTAA
- a CDS encoding toll/interleukin-1 receptor domain-containing protein produces the protein MNEKHDVFISYSTANQDIADKIHYTLEENGLSCWIATKNIPSGRLYIDEIGAGIKSAKMVVLIYSSFSQASKYVKNEIHMAYKYNKPIISFNIDGSEPSDHMGYYLKVMQWLAAYPNPENYLEKLVFDVREICNEENDVPVVVDFTNFEESDFSKHKRDWISLALLCLPIYWTSFIYMGITANKKKWVLMGLLYMIPTVMLLMIYFQILDYLFLLYPMFILFAVIFVLFWILAIIHGLLIRNEFLTLKAILRFSSMDDELFNYLFEGYINAK, from the coding sequence ATGAATGAAAAACATGATGTTTTTATAAGCTATTCCACCGCAAATCAGGACATTGCCGATAAGATCCATTACACTCTTGAGGAAAACGGTCTTTCATGCTGGATTGCCACCAAAAACATTCCGTCCGGAAGGCTTTATATTGATGAGATTGGAGCAGGTATAAAATCAGCAAAAATGGTTGTTTTAATCTATTCTTCATTTTCACAGGCTTCCAAATATGTAAAAAATGAAATCCACATGGCATATAAGTATAACAAGCCAATAATTTCATTTAATATTGACGGATCTGAGCCAAGCGACCATATGGGATATTATCTCAAGGTGATGCAGTGGCTTGCAGCATATCCTAATCCTGAAAATTATCTCGAAAAACTCGTTTTTGATGTAAGAGAAATTTGCAATGAAGAAAATGACGTTCCGGTCGTGGTTGATTTTACTAATTTTGAAGAAAGTGACTTTTCAAAGCATAAGCGTGACTGGATTTCCCTGGCTTTGCTGTGTCTGCCGATTTACTGGACATCTTTCATATATATGGGAATTACAGCCAACAAAAAGAAATGGGTTTTGATGGGACTTCTGTATATGATTCCGACAGTGATGCTTTTAATGATATATTTCCAGATACTGGACTATCTGTTTCTGTTATATCCGATGTTTATTCTTTTTGCTGTGATATTTGTTCTTTTCTGGATTCTGGCAATCATACACGGTCTTTTAATCAGAAATGAATTTTTAACATTAAAGGCGATTTTAAGATTCTCCTCTATGGATGATGAGCTTTTCAATTATCTGTTTGAAGGATACATTAACGCCAAATGA